The Papio anubis isolate 15944 chromosome 5, Panubis1.0, whole genome shotgun sequence genome has a segment encoding these proteins:
- the IL9 gene encoding interleukin-9, translating to MLLATVLTSALLLCSVAGRGCPTSTGIVRDINFLINKMQEDAASKCHCSANVTSCLCLPIPSDNCPGPCFREGLSQMTNTTVQTRYPLIFNRVKKSVEVLKNNKCPNFSCEQPCNQTMAGNTLTFLKSLLEVFQKENMRGMGGKI from the exons ATGCTTCTGGCCACAGTCCTTACCTCTGCCCTGCTCCTGTGCTCCGTGGCAGGCCGGGGGTGTCCAACCTCTACGGGGATCGTCAGGGACATCAACTTTCTCATCAACAAGATGCAG GAAGATGCAGCTTCGAAGTGCCACTGCAGTGCTAAT GTGACCAGTTGTCTCTGTCTGCCCATTCCTTCT GACAACTGCCCTGGACCATGCTTCAGGGAGGGACTGTCTCAGATGACCAATACCACAGTGCAAACAAGATACCCGCTGATTTTCAATCGGGTGAAAAAATCGGTTGAAGTACTAAAGAACAACAAGTGTCCC AATTTTTCCTGTGAACAGCCATGCAACCAAACCATGGCAGGCAACACGCTGACGTTTCTGAAGAGTCTCCTGGaagttttccagaaagaaaatatgagaggGATGGGAGGCAAAATATGa